The Silvibacterium dinghuense DNA window TTTCCGAGGTGATCAGCACCTTCTCGCGCAAGCGCGTCTTCGGGTACACGGCGGTGGCTTTTTCCTCGGTGGCAATTGCCGTCTTCGGCTTCCTGGTCTGGGAGCACCACATGTTCATCATGGGCGTATCGAGCTACTCGGCGCTCATCTTCTCGCTGCTCACCATGCTCGTGGCGGTGCCCTCGGCCATCAAGATCTTCAACTGGGCGGCGACGCTCTATAAAGGTTCCATCACCTTCGAGACGCCGATGCTCTATGCCTTCGGCTTCATGGGGCTGTTCACGATCGGCGGCCTGACGGGCGTCTTCCTCGGTTCGCTCGGTATGGATGTGCATCTGACCGAAACCTACTTCATCGTGGCTCACTTCCACTTTGTGATGGTCGGCGGCATGCTGATGGCCTTCCTTGCCGGCATTCACTTCTGGTGGCCGAAGATTACCGGGCGCATGTACCCGGAAAACCTGTCGAAGCTGGCGGCCCTGGTCACCTTCATCGGGTTTATTCTCACCTTCTTCCCGCAGTTCATCCTCGGCTATCTCGGCATGCCGCGCCGCTACGCGGCCTATCCGCCGGAGTTCCAGGTGCTCAATGTGCTCTCGACCGCGGGAGCGACGGTGCTGGGCGTCGGTTATCTGCTGCCCATGCTCTATCTCACCTGGTCTCTAAAGTACGGTAAGATCGCCGGCCCGAATCCCTGGCAGGCCACCGGCCTCGAATGGCAGATCCAGTCCCCGCCGGTCGTAGAAAACTTCCTTGAAACCCCGGTCGTAGATTACGAGGCCTACGACTATGAGTGGCTGGCAAATAAGACCAGGAACGAGGTGCACACCGTTGGATAGCCACGCGATCGCAACCCATCCGGAGCACGCGCACGCCGGGCA harbors:
- the ctaD gene encoding cytochrome c oxidase subunit I → MSSTIVSLPDQTTATLPKHTYLNNEYGLKSWLLTRDHKRIGILYLITITFFFFIGGAMAGLVRLELLTPQTDLLAADTYNKVFTMHGIIMIFLFLVPSVPGTLGNFLVPIMVGAKDLAFPKINLLSWYLNTIGGIMVLAALISGGVDTGWTFTTPLSTHYVNTHVITAGLAIFVTGFSSIFTGINIIVTVHRMRAPGMTWFRLPLFIWSNYAASILMVLGTPVLAIALVLVVLERTIGIGVFDPTKGGDPLLFQHLFWFYSHPAVYIMILPGMGVISEVISTFSRKRVFGYTAVAFSSVAIAVFGFLVWEHHMFIMGVSSYSALIFSLLTMLVAVPSAIKIFNWAATLYKGSITFETPMLYAFGFMGLFTIGGLTGVFLGSLGMDVHLTETYFIVAHFHFVMVGGMLMAFLAGIHFWWPKITGRMYPENLSKLAALVTFIGFILTFFPQFILGYLGMPRRYAAYPPEFQVLNVLSTAGATVLGVGYLLPMLYLTWSLKYGKIAGPNPWQATGLEWQIQSPPVVENFLETPVVDYEAYDYEWLANKTRNEVHTVG